ATGAGCCAAAATGCATATATTTCGAATGAAAATATAAAAAGGAATATGCCAAGCAGAGGCCATAGGAATGTGCAAGAGCATCAACAAAATCAACAGTATAGAGATAAGTCATTGAAGCAGAATACGATCCAGAAACTGCAGCATGGCAACAATAATAATTCGAAGAGGAAAATTCAGCCTACGGTGAGAATTGGTGCATTTTCACTTGGCAGTTTAAGAAATTTGAATTTTTTACAAAGGAAAGATTTATTGGATGAATTTGCGGCTTCAATGCTAGATGAAACCAATTCTGTCTTTGCGTTGGCGGACATATATGATGATGCTCAGGATGTGATGGAGGCCAAGGCTGTTCGTATGTTTGGATTGACCAATGATAAATTTATTTCAAGAGGAAAAATCATTGATTCGTGTATAGAAAAAGCTTTTATGGAAAAAAAACCTGTTTTGGTTGCGGGTATAATCGAATCCATAGAAGGAGGTGACGGGGTAATTGTATATAAGCCAGATAATTATCGTATACGACCTAAAAGTGCCTATATACCAAGATGTTTGATACAACATTATGGCCTTAGACGGGGGCAAAATATTAATGCCTATGTTCATCCGCCGTCCATGCAATCAACCTGTCCATTTGTTCTAAAAATTGTAGATGTTCTTGGAATAGAACCAGATAAGGTTTCCATTTTGCCAAGGTTTAAGGAATTGACGCCCTATTATCCTACCGAGCGTCTTTTATTGGAGACCAGTGATGGTGCCAAATGGGATAATTTTTCCATGAGAATAGTGGATTTGTTGACACCCATCGGATTG
This window of the Puniceicoccales bacterium genome carries:
- the rho gene encoding transcription termination factor Rho, with amino-acid sequence MFGLTNDKFISRGKIIDSCIEKAFMEKKPVLVAGIIESIEGGDGVIVYKPDNYRIRPKSAYIPRCLIQHYGLRRGQNINAYVHPPSMQSTCPFVLKIVDVLGIEPDKVSILPRFKELTPYYPTERLLLETSDGAKWDNFSMRIVDLLTPIGLGQRGLIVAPPRTGKTVLLQGIANAITNNRPDVHLIVLLIDERPEEVTDFSRQASGEVISSTFDESPDSHVHAAEIVAENARRRVEAGQHVVILLDSITRLARAYNAEQPCTGKVLSGGMEANALQLPKRFFGSARNIENGGSLTIIATA